The Verrucomicrobiia bacterium genome includes a window with the following:
- a CDS encoding serine hydrolase, translated as MKPKYYGYTLGFDSPEDAAMQAQLEGIDTALREKHGMKPEQTMVGVLDLRTLRLAMLRPDKMEYAASVPKVGILLAYFQLHPEAVTNLPAQTKHEMGLMAKASSNEMAAKFSQAMGLKQVQQVLNSYGLYDTNHGGGIWVGKHYSKEGERIPDPIGNVSHGATVRQLLRYFLWLEQGKLVSPEASKLMREIFGSPEIPHDQIKFVKGLSGREVRIIRKWGSWQTWLHDSAVITGADRHYILVALTNHPKGDAYLEELARAVDDLFSNQ; from the coding sequence ATGAAACCGAAATATTACGGTTACACTTTGGGCTTCGATTCACCGGAGGATGCGGCTATGCAAGCGCAGTTGGAGGGAATTGATACAGCCTTGCGCGAGAAACACGGCATGAAGCCGGAGCAGACGATGGTAGGGGTGCTGGATTTGCGGACGTTGCGGCTGGCGATGTTGCGGCCGGATAAGATGGAGTATGCGGCCAGTGTGCCGAAGGTTGGCATCTTGCTCGCTTACTTTCAGCTGCATCCGGAAGCGGTGACGAATCTTCCGGCGCAGACGAAGCATGAGATGGGCTTGATGGCGAAGGCGTCGAGTAATGAGATGGCAGCGAAATTTTCGCAAGCGATGGGTTTGAAACAGGTGCAACAGGTGCTGAACAGTTACGGTCTGTATGACACGAATCACGGTGGCGGCATCTGGGTGGGGAAGCACTACAGCAAGGAAGGGGAGCGCATCCCAGACCCGATCGGCAATGTTTCCCACGGGGCGACGGTGCGGCAGTTGTTGCGCTATTTCCTCTGGCTGGAGCAAGGGAAGTTGGTGTCGCCAGAAGCATCTAAGCTGATGCGAGAGATTTTTGGATCGCCAGAGATACCGCATGATCAAATCAAGTTCGTGAAAGGACTGAGCGGCCGAGAGGTGCGAATCATCCGCAAGTGGGGCTCGTGGCAGACATGGCTGCATGACAGCGCGGTTATCACGGGGGCGGATCGGCACTACATCCTCGTAGCGCTGACGAATCATCCAAAGGGGGATGCGTATTTGGAGGAGCTGGCACGGGCAGTGGATGATTTGTTCTCCAATCAATAA
- a CDS encoding SWIM zinc finger family protein: protein MPATRDLADLVTRENLQRCSGSQSFQRGNAYARSGAVHNLVEFNHRITAQVSGTENYTVELWVDANELAYDCTCPMGEDGTFCKHCVAVGLTWIANRNNGKKSSSTPTVTLKDARDWLARQDKEYLINLLLDQAAKDHILREKLLLQAISTSGKKINVESYRDAINRATHIHGFVDYRSARGFASGVRNVVNSLAELLKKGHALEVIELAEHGLSAIENALNHADDSDGEISSLLHDFQDLHHEACKKARPDPVALAEKLFNWEMKTSWDTFYQAAEVYAEILGPSGLKTYQSLAQKKWEEIPARKPNDSDVNKFTKYFRITSMMESLARKTGDIEAVVAVKSKDLSSPYCFLQIAEIYRTAKNYPQALAWAERGLNAFPKRPDGRLREFLADEYHRAHRHDDALSLIWSEFIDFPRLDRYQLLKNHVDKVKQWPTWRTKALDHIREKIAAEKALQVRKGGSWNLYPPSHSLLVEIALWENDLETAWQEAISGGCHNSLWLQLAKTRETTHPADVIPVYQKLAEAQIELKNNSSYAEAAKLVKHIRSLMHALERQEEFNNYLAQLRARHKPKRNFIALLQKF from the coding sequence ATGCCTGCGACCCGTGATCTGGCCGACCTTGTCACCCGAGAGAACCTTCAACGCTGCTCAGGTTCACAATCGTTTCAGCGCGGTAATGCCTACGCCCGATCTGGTGCCGTGCATAACTTGGTGGAGTTTAATCACCGGATCACCGCTCAGGTCTCTGGCACGGAAAACTACACCGTCGAACTTTGGGTCGATGCCAATGAACTGGCCTACGATTGCACCTGCCCCATGGGTGAGGATGGAACCTTCTGCAAACATTGCGTCGCAGTCGGCCTCACTTGGATTGCCAATCGCAATAACGGGAAAAAATCATCTTCCACACCTACCGTCACATTGAAAGATGCGCGTGATTGGCTGGCCCGCCAGGACAAGGAATATTTGATCAATCTGCTCCTCGATCAAGCCGCCAAAGATCATATCCTGCGCGAGAAGCTCCTCTTGCAGGCAATCAGCACTTCCGGGAAAAAAATCAATGTTGAATCCTACCGTGATGCCATCAACCGCGCTACTCATATACATGGCTTCGTTGACTACCGTTCAGCCCGCGGATTTGCCAGTGGTGTGCGTAACGTCGTCAATTCTCTCGCCGAACTTCTCAAGAAAGGTCATGCCCTTGAAGTCATAGAACTGGCCGAGCACGGCTTGTCCGCCATTGAAAACGCCCTTAACCATGCGGACGATTCCGATGGAGAAATCAGCAGTTTGCTCCATGATTTTCAAGATCTGCATCACGAAGCCTGCAAAAAAGCCCGCCCCGATCCAGTAGCTTTGGCCGAAAAGCTCTTCAACTGGGAAATGAAGACTTCTTGGGACACCTTCTATCAGGCGGCCGAAGTTTACGCTGAAATCCTCGGTCCTTCAGGACTCAAGACTTACCAGTCTCTGGCCCAAAAAAAGTGGGAGGAAATTCCAGCACGCAAACCAAATGATTCCGACGTCAATAAGTTCACCAAATATTTCCGTATCACTTCCATGATGGAATCTCTCGCCCGAAAAACGGGCGACATTGAAGCGGTGGTGGCGGTCAAATCCAAAGACTTGAGCAGCCCTTACTGTTTTCTGCAGATCGCAGAAATATACCGCACCGCCAAAAACTATCCCCAAGCACTCGCTTGGGCGGAGCGAGGTCTGAATGCTTTCCCTAAACGCCCGGATGGCAGGCTCAGAGAATTTCTGGCTGATGAATACCATCGCGCGCATCGTCATGATGATGCGTTATCACTCATCTGGTCAGAGTTTATCGATTTTCCTAGGCTAGACCGCTATCAACTGCTCAAAAACCACGTCGATAAGGTCAAACAATGGCCTACTTGGCGAACCAAAGCATTGGACCATATCCGCGAGAAAATCGCTGCGGAAAAAGCCCTCCAAGTCCGCAAAGGCGGCTCTTGGAATTTATATCCTCCCAGCCATTCATTACTCGTGGAGATTGCGCTCTGGGAAAATGATCTGGAAACAGCCTGGCAGGAAGCTATCAGCGGCGGTTGTCACAATTCGCTCTGGCTGCAACTCGCCAAGACACGGGAAACCACACATCCAGCCGATGTCATTCCCGTCTATCAAAAACTGGCGGAAGCTCAGATTGAATTGAAAAATAACAGTTCCTACGCCGAGGCTGCGAAGCTGGTTAAACATATCCGTTCACTTATGCACGCTCTGGAACGACAGGAAGAATTCAACAATTACCTCGCTCAACTCCGTGCCCGACATAAACCCAAGCGCAACTTCATTGCTTTGCTGCAAAAATTTTGA
- a CDS encoding ATP-grasp domain-containing protein yields the protein MRILFPSHPLHRRQADPEYAGEWRAARAAGFACELYDVDRLREGNAPEALKCCAPATSAGEAILHRGWMLRCWAYGSLHRELIGLGYRPVVSPQEYAEAHYLPNAYPLLAGHTPESRWLAGNDVRAAWSVYEELAAADVIVKDFVKSAKHRWQDACFIPAQTPYARFKDILLTFLYVRGDAFEKGFVFRRAHSLVTTGAHSCGRPKHEEVRLFFWDGELLAATDEGPLVELARWTKLARRFSNRFITLDVARQMDGSWIVIETGDGGVSALPEGMRAEVLYKGFCTF from the coding sequence GTGAGAATATTGTTTCCGAGTCATCCTTTACATAGGCGGCAGGCGGATCCGGAGTATGCGGGGGAGTGGCGGGCGGCGAGAGCGGCGGGGTTCGCGTGTGAGTTGTATGACGTGGACCGGTTGCGGGAAGGGAATGCGCCGGAGGCGTTGAAGTGTTGCGCACCGGCCACGTCAGCGGGTGAGGCGATATTGCATCGCGGGTGGATGTTGCGGTGTTGGGCGTATGGCTCGCTGCATCGGGAGTTAATTGGGTTGGGGTATCGGCCGGTGGTGTCGCCGCAGGAGTATGCGGAGGCGCATTATCTGCCGAATGCGTATCCGCTGCTGGCGGGGCATACGCCGGAGAGCCGGTGGCTGGCGGGGAACGATGTGCGGGCGGCGTGGTCGGTGTATGAAGAATTGGCGGCGGCCGATGTGATCGTGAAGGACTTTGTGAAGTCCGCGAAGCATCGGTGGCAGGATGCGTGTTTCATTCCGGCACAGACGCCTTACGCACGGTTCAAGGACATCTTGCTGACGTTCTTGTATGTGCGCGGGGATGCATTCGAGAAAGGGTTCGTGTTCCGGCGGGCGCACTCGCTGGTCACGACAGGCGCGCACTCCTGCGGTCGGCCGAAGCATGAGGAGGTGCGGCTGTTCTTTTGGGATGGCGAGTTGTTGGCGGCGACGGATGAAGGGCCGTTAGTGGAGTTAGCGCGGTGGACGAAACTGGCGCGGCGGTTCAGTAATCGCTTCATCACGTTGGATGTGGCGCGGCAGATGGATGGAAGCTGGATTGTGATCGAGACGGGTGATGGCGGGGTTTCGGCGTTGCCGGAGGGGATGAGGGCAGAAGTGCTATACAAAGGCTTTTGCACGTTTTAG
- a CDS encoding HNH endonuclease — translation MSDVLNKAVVLVLNRNWQAIHVRTPAEAFCQMATGAATALEIEGEEYIRPVTWAEWITLPVREQDQAVRTARGEIRVPTVIVAVNFDRVPKKRPKLCSKTIRERDGNRCQYTGRVLRPDEGSLDHVLPRSRGGQDTWENLVWADKDVNTRKGNRLPHEAGLKLLSVPRAPKEQLVTALIRNSHSIPEWKLFLNE, via the coding sequence ATGAGCGATGTGCTGAACAAAGCGGTTGTCCTGGTGCTGAACCGGAACTGGCAGGCGATCCATGTGCGGACGCCGGCAGAGGCTTTTTGCCAGATGGCCACAGGGGCGGCCACAGCGCTGGAGATCGAGGGTGAGGAATACATCCGTCCAGTGACGTGGGCGGAGTGGATCACTCTGCCGGTGCGTGAACAGGATCAAGCGGTCCGCACGGCGCGCGGTGAGATCCGGGTGCCGACGGTGATCGTGGCGGTGAACTTTGACAGGGTGCCGAAGAAGCGCCCGAAGCTGTGCTCCAAGACGATCCGCGAGCGCGATGGGAATCGCTGCCAATACACGGGGCGTGTGCTGCGTCCGGACGAGGGCAGCCTGGACCACGTGCTGCCGCGGTCGCGCGGCGGGCAGGATACGTGGGAGAACCTGGTGTGGGCGGATAAGGACGTGAATACCCGGAAGGGTAACCGTCTGCCGCACGAAGCGGGGTTGAAGTTGCTCAGCGTGCCGCGGGCGCCGAAGGAGCAGTTGGTCACGGCGTTGATCCGAAATTCGCACAGCATCCCGGAGTGGAAGCTGTTTTTGAATGAGTGA